Genomic DNA from Scatophagus argus isolate fScaArg1 chromosome 15, fScaArg1.pri, whole genome shotgun sequence:
CACCGTCTGCCTGCTGTGGCTCATCCTGATATGTCTCCAACAATGCCATCCCGAGGAGTCATCTGCATATGTCATTGTAACAAATATAGCTTTGATGGTAGGTTTGAAATCCAGATCTTTTTATGACCATACTGTCCCCTCTCGGTCACCCTTTAGACAATCACTGCTGTAAAACAAACCTCtagtgtgtttctgttgcctTTTGACCTCGTCGCACCCAGGACATTCACGTTGTAAACAAACAGAGCGACCATATATGGGTAGATCAGCAGATCACTTGCTCTCCAACTTGTCCATTATCCACTAACCAAAGCCGCCACTGTGGTCCATGTGCAAGCCAAGAATACAAGTGACTGTAGCTGTGGCTACCTCAAAATATCAGTCTTTTATACCATACCTATTGTTTGATACTTGTTAAAGTTTTCTTGGTGAGGGCTGCTGGATGAGTTATGCAAGTGCACTCACATGGCAGGATGAGCGGGGTAAAATGCTGACATAGATTTCCTGTCAGGATATAGTCACATGGGGACGTGAAACTACTCTACACTTCATAAACTTACGGAGGAAttaaagaggaagggagaacaGCAGAACGGTAGGGACGTTATTTTACTTCACACACGATTTCACTCTACCTTTGATTCAGGCAGATACTTGAActttacaaaaatcaaacaacctTAAATATCTGCAATGGCTTTTAgtgcatttacacaaacacatgtctATGAAAAGCAAGTAGCCCCAAAAGAGAAGGACAAATCCAGTATCCAGTGCCTTGAGTGCTGTGGCCAAAATGTGTATATAGGAACCAACAATGCAACAGTGCAGCATCTCATACTTCCCAGTATCACAAATGGAGATCTGAGTCCCGGTCAGAGCAAAACCAGAGAAGGTAGGACAAGAAAACTGGGCTCAAACAACCAAGTAGCCCAACTGAGGGTAGTTCCACTTTTCAACCATCTGCTGGTCTTATGGGATCGGAGCGTTACTGCCCTCAACATGTTCTCCTTAGAGCCCATTCCAGCTCTGAAGAAGATCCAgcatgtgtctttgtttgaggTGTGCGACTCAATGCTCTCAGCCCAGACGACATGTGTGCAGATGGTGACCACCTCCAGCCGAAGGAAAGTGATCCAGATCCACATGGTGGGAGTGGACAGGTGGGAGGTCTTGAAGGAAGTCCCTCTGCTCCAGGACCCTGTGGCCTTGGCGGTAGATGgcgcctgtctgtgtgttgctaCCAATGACAGGTATCTCCTATGCGACATTCAAACTGGCAGCAGCGATGAGCTTTTTCCTCACAATCATGGCAAACAGCGTGTCATTGTTACCTCAGTGGGGGAGGGGGAATTCCTCCTAAATGGACCTGAAAATTTAGGTAAGAGCTGCCAAAATGTTTATGGTATGTTGTTCTACAGGCTGTCGAGCTCAGACCTCCCATGTGTCACTATGCATGTTTTCCAAAGCAGCTATACAGTTAATCATCTCATATCACTCCCCCACATATCCATCTAGCCAGAGGATATTTGCTTTTCCAAGGTATAATTTCTCCATCCTCATCCCTCAGGCATGTTTGTGATGAAGACAGGGATATGCCAGCGTCCTCCCCTGCAGTGGCCTCAGGAGGTGCTGACAGCCGGAGAATGTTTCCCTTACATTCTAACCCTGCAGCCCCAAGTGCTGTCTGTCTACAGCATGGTAGATCAGCAATGCAAACAGACTATGAGTCTCAGCGGAGCGAAGGGTCTGGTCTCCACATCAGGTAAACAAGGCAATATCAATTCATCACCTAATCCTGGCAGATTGCAGACCGAAAGCCTGTCAAATTGTGGTTTTGTTTAGAAAGTAGCTGTGTCTGTCTCAGTTTGCACTGATTCAGTCAATCATTCTTGCACCTACTGTTAGTACATACTGAGTGTTTCtgaaaacccaaaacaaatcTCCCTTCAGATGGTGTGTTAGTgttcacagagagagacattttcAGCTTGCGCCTGGTGCCATTCCAAGAGCAGATCCAGGCACTCGTAAGCCACGAGAGGGTCGAGGAGGCCTTATTGCTGCTGGAAGGAGTTCAAGGCCGGCGTCCACTTGACTCATACAAGGTGAAATGCAATTTGTAGACACAGCAGGACACAAACATGTCTTTGCTTCAAATCTAATTTTCTAATAAACAACCTATGCCCACCTATATCCAGTTAGTTAGAACGTATTATATATACACCATGTTTATATAGGCATTATGTCTAATATTAACCTTTGTCTGACATCTTACTTGATTATGCTCTCGGACATGGTAGTTCCCTGCTGAATGTTGCTTCAGGTCAGACAGTGCTGTGCTGAAACTGTACAGTTTGCCTTGTAGTCAGCTCCACTGACAGAACTGATCTGTCTGCCATTTGGATCTGTATTCAGACACCTCTGTCTTGTCATATCTGCACTTGGTTCAAGGtgtttgctgacatttttaaaatgaacatttgaatgTCTCCCACTCCAGTTCATTCTGATTAAATACTGGTCCGCTAGGTCTATTTCTAATGTCATTCCAAATATGTGAAAACATAGTGTATGCATTATATTAGAGTGTGCATGAAAATAGGGGACATATCATGTCATGTGTATTGATTCAGTGAGGGACAGTGCTTTTTTGTCAATACAGGTTGAGTCCTTAATTTACCGGACagttaacatttaatatttctgGAACGCTGTGCTAGAGACTTACTTTTCTTCCCTACAAGAAAACCATTGTGCCATTCAAATGAGGGCTATGGTGCGATCACATTCCTTTCAGAAGCCAAGGTTAAAACTTGGACTTCTGCTTTTTTCAACCATTTTGCTCTGATTGAAAATCAGTTCTGATGCTTCCCCATCTTAGTATTGATTTTGTTCAATCACATTAATTTGGCAGTACCAAGTAAAGTACCATAGATAAATTTGTCTTGCTAAAAGTTAAAGAGGCCTGACTTAAATCCTTTTTCGACTGCCCATACATAGAGTACATGCAGCTGCACAAATGCTATTTTTTCTTTAGGTGGAACAAccttaaaaaaagcatttcaggTTGTACAGTTTCATGGGAGTCAAACtttaaagtttctttctttcagtttcactttttctgcACTCTCCTTGTAAGGCAGCATTCAGTGTCGCCATAATTTCATACACACCACTGATGTGTAGATAATATGCATGCATTACAAGCCCAGCTGGCATCACATTGCAGTGTTAgaatttaatatttcatcacTGTAGAACAGACTGAACCAGACTGTTGAGGCATAGACTGACTACACTGTTGTGAGCTGCAATTATAGGTGTATTCCAGTTCGATGAATGAGGACAGCAGATGGTGTCTGGGATTTAGTGTAATCTGTGCCATATCTCAGGTTACAGGTTAGAAGTGAGGATGTGCGAATTAATACAGTGATGAGTCATAAATCATTCCCTTGTGCTGTTTTAATGTCTTACTGTATAATGTATTGCCTTTGATATTTAAAGACAGTCACACAGTGTTTTGCCTCAGTGATTTCAGCATGACATGTTGGTGTTTTAAATATGTTCATGCAATGTGTGCCCTGGTTTTAATAGagcttttggttttttttactgGCAGGAGCTACAGAAGGCCATCACTTGCATGGCtggatttgttcatttttaccaGCAGGGTTTTTCTGAGGCCAGAGATCTGTTCATGTGAGAGTAAAAGCCCTTTTCACAACACTCCAAattcacaacacacagcaaactgtGCAGTAATACATTAACTTTGTGAATAGTGTCTCTTTTCTGCTAAATCCTACACTAAGGTCTAACACAAATCAATACCCACTACCCACTTGAACAGTAAAAGTGAGCTGGACCCCAGAGAAATCATCTGTCTCTACCCTGACATGCAGTCGTGTCTCAGTGAGGACTTTCAATCCCAGCTTGATCAAGCAAACAAGGGCAGGGATCTCCAGGTGGTCTGGcaagaggacagaaacacatttcatcattacCTGAGCTTCCTCGGAGATTTTCTCAGGGCAGTCAGAGGAACTGAGCAGGGCCTGAAGTGCGTTAAGGAGGTGGACTGTGCCCTCCTGAGGCTGTATGTAGAACTGGGAGACACTGAAAATCTGCAGCAGCTTGTGGCATTTCCCAATGAGTGTGAGCTGGACCACTGTGTTCCCATTTTGGAGCAACACAACAGGTAAAAATGAGTGATTACTTGTTGAATAAGTGATTGGAATCACACTATCTTAAAGCACAAATATActtaggattttttttcttattgaaTGATGAATTATTCCTAAAAGAAGCAGCTTTAATTCAGCGTTTAGACATTTTGCCTAATTTGcacaatgttttaatttttcagattttttgcaTTAGGTACCCTCTTTCAAAGCCATGGAAATCAAATTGAGGCAATTCAGGTATATTTCCCTAAAACtccacacatttcaaatgtacaaaagaaatgtgttttagctTGTTCTGTCCTTCCAGACTTGGCTGAAAATTTCAGATGGCATCCACAAAGACCCCTCCTGCTCAGATGTATACGAACACATAGTGTGGACTCTCAGTCAGCTGCAAAACAGAGAAGCTGTGTTGACATTTGCTGACTGGACTCTGACCAGAAACCAGGAGGTACCTGTCTCAGTTTCCATGCTGTCAATTTAACTGCAGAGGGCAGAGTTGCACAATACAACTGTATGTTACAGATATAAAAACATGGCAAATGTCAGCCTCTATGTTAAACAAATTGCTTTAATTTGCTTATAAGGCATGTATTTGTAATtaagtggtgtttttttttcctttattggAAAAAGATAGGTGTGCAGATTTTCATCGAGCGCCCAGCAGAAGATTGCATAGAAACGCAAGACATCCTTGATTTCTTGGAGAAGTACCCACTGGCATTGCTTTTGTATCTTGAGTTCTTAATCCATGATTTGAACAGTGAGGTGGGTACGGCAGCAGCTACCTAATCTTATAGCCTGACTCCTTTATTAAATATACTGAGACAAGATTTGTGTAATCTGCCCTCAGGAGGAGAGACATCACAACCGTCTGGCCTTGGCATATGTTACTCAGACTCtgcaagagaaagaggaaacagatttGAAGAAGACCAGAGGGAAGTTGCAGCAGCAACTTTGGGAGTCCAAATTCTACGATGTCTCCACTGTGTACGGTATGGTAAGGccttatgagaaaaaaaatcatcactgaATTATTGCTAAATTATAAATCTTATTTTATTCCCATCACAGAGAGTGTCAAATCAACACACCTGCACATAGAGAAAGCCATTCTCCTTGGTAGAGCTGGCGAATACTCTCAGGCACTGCAGGTGCTTGTTCACCAGGAGCAAGACACCCAGACTGCAGAGGCCTTCTGCCACAGGGCTGCCCAGGGTCGAGACTCACAGTTCAGGCAGACCCTGCTGCTCACCCTCCTCCAAATCTACCTGAGCTCCAAGGATCTCTCCAGCGCTGCAGTGGATCTGCTCAACAACAACCCTCAGGTCTTTGCAGCGGAGAAGGTCATTCAACTTCTCCCGGATTCCTGGTCTGTTCAGCTCGTCTCCCGGTTCTTAATTGGATCCCTCAGAGAGACCTTGCACCAGAGGCGGATGGCAAGGCTGCAAAAGGCATTGAGCCAAGCGGAGCTCATGCGGCTCAAGGTCATTGGAGTGAGTTTAGcgacatatttcacatttttatctcGCTCCAGTGAACATTATATGtattcttgttttcttgtttttctgaaCCCTGTTgccctttctctcccttttctgcAGATGCAGGCCTCTAAAACAAAGCTCAGACTGGACAAGGGGCAGAAGTGCAAGGTTTGTCAGATAGATCTTGCAGAGCCACAGTTTGCCTGTAGTCTCCATGGTGATCTGATGCACATGAGCTGCACTGGCTCTTCATCATCGTAAAGGCACAGCCAAACTATTGTCTGTTCATGAAAATATGTGCATCTCAGCACTCttgacaatcacacacacatcacactttCTGCCCCGATTAGTGTCTGCTTCCGATCCGATAATTTTTCAAGAAAAGTCTGCCTCATCTAGGCAAACTCTGTACAAGGATTCAATTCATGGACCTCGGACCAAACACTTtctttaattagaaaaaaaaaaatacattgtgtAAATAACTGgtttcaaaatgcaaaagagCAAGCAGTGCACATTTTCAGGGTGGTATGTCTGAGCCATTTCCTAGAGACACTGCAGACAGCAATAGCTATAAAGTGAATTGCGAAGGACACTCAGGGGCATACAGTCACTGATCAGACAGTGGTGTTTTACATGGAAACCACCAGTGGTCACACTGATGACCAGAGGGAATTTGACCATCCTGCAGTACTGTATATATGCAACCCCACCATCGCGGTTTCCACTGACTGTGTATATTTGTCTACATAAAGCTGGAAATAGAAAGTCAACAACTGAGAAGCTGCACGTGAGAGACTTTCTTATTCAGCCCGTGCATTAATCCACATTTAtgaccagaaaaaaaagaaaaaaggaatcaCAATTACAGgtttaaaactgaaaagcaaacagGCCAAGGAAGTGGAGAGGTTTGAGTCATTTCTAATGATTTTACAAGCAGCTAAAAAGACATACATGTGCATGGCCTGCGAATGAAACGTGAAATCAGAGGCCATTTTTACCATCATCATCTCTGGATCATTATGGAACATGACAGACATGTACACCAActaatcacacacaaactctcctGTGTCCTGCATGGGAATCTTGTAAGTAAACTTAAATGCatatcattaaataaatgacGCTCCAGATGTATTTGTCTATTTTTGCTGTAATTTAGTCATTAAGGTTAACCATAACCAAGAGTATTTCTTTATCCTGATGCATTTTGGGACAGGAGTTAAGGAGACGCCTAAACGAGCTGGAACAGTAACTTAAACAGCAAGTTCTTGGCCTGGGGTGAGTGACTAATTGAAGTGTAGATAAATAGCGAATTACGAGCATGTTGGAAGGGATTATGTCCTTGTGATGCCATTGCCAAGATCTCTTCAGTTATTCTCTCCTAATGAGTTTTTCGTTGTTCTCGAGGCTCTGGGAGTTCATGTAATGTTTCAAACTGTGGGGTGTCATGAAGCCTTTTTGGTGTGTAACAAGAATTAAAGGTTTCAAGAATGCACTCGATTTAAGCTCTGACTTGAAATTTCTCACTTTGTGTGTACAAATTTAACTTCTGGCTCACAGAAATAAACTGATTGATATCCCAGAAAACCCAAGAAAACCACATTcctagctttttttttttttcttttatgtggcTGCAGGAGAATTGCCACATCCAACTCCTCCATAACGACTCCTTGTAATTTTCTTAATCTTTGCATTTCGTTTCAATCTACTGTACGGTCAATGTAAGCACTCCTGGATAAAGTGCTGAAAGGTGTCAGCGCAGAGAGGACACACAgcatcttcttctccttctttcttacTTGTTTTGAGTGGTGAGGG
This window encodes:
- the si:ch211-266g18.9 gene encoding transforming growth factor-beta receptor-associated protein 1 isoform X1 gives rise to the protein MAFSAFTQTHVYEKQVAPKEKDKSSIQCLECCGQNVYIGTNNATVQHLILPSITNGDLSPGQSKTREGRTRKLGSNNQVAQLRVVPLFNHLLVLWDRSVTALNMFSLEPIPALKKIQHVSLFEVCDSMLSAQTTCVQMVTTSSRRKVIQIHMVGVDRWEVLKEVPLLQDPVALAVDGACLCVATNDRYLLCDIQTGSSDELFPHNHGKQRVIVTSVGEGEFLLNGPENLGMFVMKTGICQRPPLQWPQEVLTAGECFPYILTLQPQVLSVYSMVDQQCKQTMSLSGAKGLVSTSDGVLVFTERDIFSLRLVPFQEQIQALVSHERVEEALLLLEGVQGRRPLDSYKELQKAITCMAGFVHFYQQGFSEARDLFIKSELDPREIICLYPDMQSCLSEDFQSQLDQANKGRDLQVVWQEDRNTFHHYLSFLGDFLRAVRGTEQGLKCVKEVDCALLRLYVELGDTENLQQLVAFPNECELDHCVPILEQHNRFFALGTLFQSHGNQIEAIQTWLKISDGIHKDPSCSDVYEHIVWTLSQLQNREAVLTFADWTLTRNQEIGVQIFIERPAEDCIETQDILDFLEKYPLALLLYLEFLIHDLNSEEERHHNRLALAYVTQTLQEKEETDLKKTRGKLQQQLWESKFYDVSTVYESVKSTHLHIEKAILLGRAGEYSQALQVLVHQEQDTQTAEAFCHRAAQGRDSQFRQTLLLTLLQIYLSSKDLSSAAVDLLNNNPQVFAAEKVIQLLPDSWSVQLVSRFLIGSLRETLHQRRMARLQKALSQAELMRLKVIGMQASKTKLRLDKGQKCKVCQIDLAEPQFACSLHGDLMHMSCTGSSSS
- the si:ch211-266g18.9 gene encoding transforming growth factor-beta receptor-associated protein 1 isoform X2, giving the protein MAFSAFTQTHVYEKQVAPKEKDKSSIQCLECCGQNVYIGTNNATVQHLILPSITNGDLSPGQSKTREGRTRKLGSNNQVAQLRVVPLFNHLLVLWDRSVTALNMFSLEPIPALKKIQHVSLFEVCDSMLSAQTTCVQMVTTSSRRKVIQIHMVGVDRWEVLKEVPLLQDPVALAVDGACLCVATNDRYLLCDIQTGSSDELFPHNHGKQRVIVTSVGEGEFLLNGPENLGMFVMKTGICQRPPLQWPQEVLTAGECFPYILTLQPQVLSVYSMVDQQCKQTMSLSGAKGLVSTSDGVLVFTERDIFSLRLVPFQEQIQALVSHERVEEALLLLEGVQGRRPLDSYKELQKAITCMAGFVHFYQQGFSEARDLFIKSELDPREIICLYPDMQSCLSEDFQSQLDQANKGRDLQVVWQEDRNTFHHYLSFLGDFLRAVRGTEQGLKCVKEVDCALLRLYVELGDTENLQQLVAFPNECELDHCVPILEQHNRFFALGTLFQSHGNQIEAIQTWLKISDGIHKDPSCSDVYEHIVWTLSQLQNREAVLTFADWTLTRNQEIGVQIFIERPAEDCIETQDILDFLEKYPLALLLYLEFLIHDLNSEEERHHNRLALAYVTQTLQEKEETDLKKTRGKLQQQLWESKFYDVSTVYESVKSTHLHIEKAILLGRAGEYSQALQVLVHQEQDTQTAEAFCHRAAQGRDSQFRQTLLLTLLQIYLSSKDLSSAAVDLLNNNPQVFAAEKVIQLLPDSWSVQLVSRFLIGSLRETLHQRRMARLQKALSQAELMRLKMQASKTKLRLDKGQKCKVCQIDLAEPQFACSLHGDLMHMSCTGSSSS